One part of the Dunckerocampus dactyliophorus isolate RoL2022-P2 chromosome 11, RoL_Ddac_1.1, whole genome shotgun sequence genome encodes these proteins:
- the egr1 gene encoding early growth response protein 1, whose protein sequence is MAAAKTEMILPALQISEPLSFPHSPMDNYPKLEEVMMLSSAGTPFLTASAPEGAGFGSGEPGEQYDHLAGDTLPDIPFNCEKSVGDQTYPTPRLPPISYTGRFTLEPATTCSNSLWAEPILGLFTGLMSNIPASSSSASATSQSTSSSSSSAPTSASSPASSSSSSQSSSLTSSIHHTEPNPIYSAAPTYSNPNSDIFPDQGQAFTGSNGGAQYPPPAYPNGKTCSTSFPVPMIPDYLFPQQQGEISLVPPDQKPFQSQSSQPSLTPLSTIKAFATQTGSQDLKSVYQSQLIKPSRMRKYPTRPSKTPPHERPYACPVETCDRRFSRSDELTRHIRIHTGQKPFQCRICMRNFSRSDHLTTHIRTHTGEKPFACEICGRKFARSDERKRHTKIHLRQKDKKADKAGAGAVPVSAPVSAASPASSYPSPITSYPSPVSSYPSPVTSCYSSPAHTSYPSPSIATTYPSVSMSSTFQSQVASPFPSSVVSNIYSSPVPTPLSDLQTTLSPRTIEIC, encoded by the exons ATGGCTGCAGCCAAGACCGAGATGATCCTCCCGGCCCTGCAGATCTCTGAGCCCCTGAGCTTCCCTCACTCCCCCATGGATAACTACCCCAAGCTGGAGGAGGTGATGATGCTCAGCTCTGCAGGGACACCCTTCCTCACAGCCTCCGCGCCCGAAGGGGCCGGCTTCGGTTCCGGCGAGCCAGGAGAGCAGTATGACCACCTTGCTGGAG ACACACTCCCTGACATCCCCTTCAACTGTGAGAAGTCAGTAGGGGATCAGACGTACCCCACCCCACGGCTGCCCCCCATCTCCTACACGGGTCGCTTCACCCTTGAACCCGCCACCACCTGCAGCAACAGCCTCTGGGCGGAGCCTATTTTGGGCCTGTTCACGGGTCTGATGAGCAACATTCCGGCGAGCTCCAGCTCTGCGTCCGCCACCTCACAGAGCACCTCATCGTCCTCTTCATCTGCCCCGACGTCCGCCTCTTCCCCCGCTTCTAGCTCCTCCTCATCGCAGAGCTCCAGCCTCACGTCCTCCATTCACCACACCGAGCCCAACCCCATCTACTCTGCCGCTCCGACCTACTCTAACCCCAACTCAGACATCTTCCCAGACCAGGGCCAAGCCTTCACTGGCTCCAATGGAGGCGCGCAGTACCCTCCCCCCGCCTACCCTAACGGCAAGACCTGCAGCACAAGCTTCCCTGTGCCCATGATTCCTGACTACTTGTTCCCACAGCAGCAGGGAGAGATCAGCCTGGTGCCCCCTGACCAAAAGCCATTCCAGAGTCAGTCAAGCCAGCCCTCTCTCACCCCTCTTTCCACCATCAAGGCCTTTGCTACACAGACAGGTTCTCAAGACCTAAAGAGCGTCTATCAGTCTCAGCTGATCAAGCCCAGCCGCATGCGCAAGTACCCCACCCGGCCGAGCAAGACCCCCCCACACGAGAGGCCCTATGCTTGCCCGGTAGAGACCTGCGATCGCCGCTTCTCCCGCTCGGACGAGCTCACACGCCACATCCGCATCCACACGGGCCAGAAGCCCTTCCAGTGCCGCATCTGCATGCGCAACTTCAGCCGCAGCGACCATCTGACGACGCACATCCGCACTCACACGGGCGAGAAGCCCTTTGCCTGCGAGATCTGCGGGCGCAAGTTTGCTCGCAGCGACGAGAGAAAGAGGCACACAAAGATCCACCTGCGGCAGAAGGACAAGAAGGCAGACAAAGCGGGGGCCGGGGCAGTGCCCGTGTCAGCCCCCGTGTCGGCCGCCTCGCCTGCCTCAAGCTACCCCTCGCCCATCACCTCATACCCCTCCCCAGTGTCTTCTTACCCGTCCCCCGTCACATCCTGCTACTCTTCTCCAGCTCACACTTCCTATCCATCTCCGTCCATTGCCACCACCTATCCGTCAGTGTCCATGTCGAGCACCTTCCAGTCCCAGGTAGCTTCTCCCTTCCCCTCTTCAGTCGTCTCCAACATCTACAGCTCCCCTGTGCCCACCCCGCTATCAGACCTGCAGACGACTCTCTCCCCAAGGACAATTGAGATCTGCTAA